A region of Mammaliicoccus sp. Dog046 DNA encodes the following proteins:
- the pepF gene encoding oligoendopeptidase F, which translates to MANLITREEQQEQYTWDLTTIFPSDEAYEEAFKELETYLGKEEQFKGHLKDSSDTLYQALLLDSEIDEKLGKVYVYAHLKHDQDTANDKYAGYEAKAATLANKFASAWSFILPELMSIDETTLNEFVESNEDLKRYQFDIEKLNKKRPHILSDKEEKILAEAGEALQTPSNVFGMFNNADLSFKPAIDKDGNEHELTQGTYNKLLESEDRILRKSAYDNVYEAYGSHNNTLTATLSGKVKTAIFSSKVRQYQSAREQALSNNFIPEDVYDNLIETVHKHLPLLHRYTELRKELLGLDEMHMYDMYTPLVKNSSFEMPYEEAKDWMLKALQPMGKEYMDVVEEGLNNRWVDVYENKGKRSGGYSSGAHLTNPFILLNWSDSISDLFTLIHEFGHSAHSYFSRKHQLSNESDYSIFVAEVASTTNEALLSEYMDKNLEDPEKRKYLLNQELERFRATLFRQTMFAEFEYLIHKIVEEGEPLTADRLNTEYAELNKKYFGDSVVTDENIAKEWSRIPHFYYNFYVYQYATGYSAAQALSKQILDEGEPAVTRYINEFLKAGSSDYPIEVLKKAGVDMTSKQPIEEAMEVFEEKLNAFEKLVKEL; encoded by the coding sequence ATGGCAAATCTAATTACGAGAGAAGAACAACAAGAGCAATACACTTGGGATTTAACAACAATTTTCCCTTCAGATGAAGCTTATGAAGAAGCATTCAAAGAATTAGAAACATATCTTGGTAAAGAAGAACAATTCAAAGGGCACTTAAAGGATAGTTCTGACACACTTTATCAAGCATTGTTATTAGATAGTGAGATTGATGAAAAGTTAGGTAAAGTTTATGTGTATGCACACTTAAAACATGACCAAGATACAGCAAATGATAAATATGCTGGTTATGAAGCAAAAGCAGCAACATTGGCTAATAAATTTGCTAGTGCATGGAGCTTTATCTTACCTGAATTAATGTCTATTGATGAAACAACATTAAACGAATTTGTTGAATCTAATGAAGACTTAAAGAGATATCAATTTGATATTGAAAAGTTAAATAAAAAAAGACCACATATTTTAAGTGATAAAGAAGAGAAGATACTTGCTGAAGCGGGTGAAGCATTACAAACGCCAAGTAATGTCTTTGGTATGTTTAACAATGCAGATTTATCATTTAAACCTGCGATTGATAAAGACGGTAATGAACATGAATTAACACAAGGTACTTATAACAAATTATTAGAATCTGAAGATAGAATCTTAAGAAAGTCAGCTTATGACAACGTCTATGAAGCATATGGTAGTCACAATAATACATTGACTGCAACTTTAAGTGGTAAAGTCAAAACTGCAATATTTAGCTCTAAAGTGCGCCAATATCAATCAGCGAGAGAGCAAGCGTTATCTAATAACTTTATACCTGAAGACGTATATGACAATTTGATTGAAACAGTACATAAACATCTTCCATTGTTACATCGTTATACTGAATTGCGTAAAGAGCTATTAGGCTTAGATGAAATGCATATGTATGACATGTACACACCATTAGTTAAAAATTCATCATTTGAAATGCCATATGAAGAAGCGAAAGATTGGATGTTGAAAGCATTACAACCAATGGGTAAAGAATACATGGATGTCGTTGAAGAAGGATTGAACAATAGATGGGTAGACGTTTATGAAAATAAAGGTAAACGTTCAGGTGGTTATTCTTCAGGTGCACATTTAACAAATCCATTTATACTGTTGAATTGGTCAGATTCAATTTCTGATTTATTTACACTTATTCATGAATTTGGACATTCGGCACATAGTTACTTTAGTCGTAAACATCAATTGTCTAACGAAAGTGATTATTCAATCTTTGTAGCTGAAGTAGCTTCAACAACAAATGAAGCATTATTAAGTGAATACATGGATAAAAATTTAGAAGATCCTGAAAAACGTAAGTATTTATTAAATCAAGAATTAGAGAGATTTAGAGCAACTTTATTCAGACAAACAATGTTTGCGGAATTTGAATATTTAATTCATAAGATTGTAGAAGAGGGTGAACCTTTAACTGCTGATCGATTAAATACGGAATATGCCGAATTAAATAAGAAGTACTTTGGTGATTCAGTTGTGACTGATGAAAATATTGCTAAAGAGTGGTCAAGAATTCCTCATTTCTATTATAATTTTTACGTTTATCAATATGCGACTGGCTATAGTGCCGCACAAGCATTGAGTAAACAAATATTAGATGAAGGTGAACCAGCAGTTACAAGATATATTAATGAATTCTTAAAAGCGGGTAGTTCAGATTATCCAATTGAAGTTTTGAAAAAAGCAGGCGTAGATATGACATCTAAACAGCCAATAGAAGAAGCGATGGAAGTGTTTGAAGAGAAATTAAATGCCTTTGAGAAGCTTGTAAAAG
- a CDS encoding competence protein CoiA, with protein sequence MLIGLNQDNELVHAQYAEEREEYRCPECLCELILRKGRHTIIHFAHKSNSACSNSAMKKESLEHISSKHHIYAKLNNKVQVDMEYYLSEINQIPDIIINKRLIVEFQYSPISFTLLLNRTEGYHALNMDVKWIGKDVTYSDGMLHLNYFEAALINCTERTLLTYNPITQTLIKYENIQSIDKHLFIANRKVIQWMDLIPHCERCEVPTFYLTNQAYDEYISKCKKQRNVLEPTLSMLYQARLLNEKRLDIIGIIVPEQIYFLTHCITWQAFIYKEIKEGTFSFKKLYGFIKFRSFHFNYSKMDVLKRAVNTYFTIIQKKAISRAKSSV encoded by the coding sequence ATGTTAATCGGTTTGAACCAAGACAATGAATTAGTGCATGCGCAATATGCAGAGGAAAGAGAAGAATATAGATGTCCGGAATGTTTATGTGAACTTATTTTAAGAAAAGGACGACACACGATTATCCATTTTGCACACAAATCTAATAGTGCTTGTTCCAATTCGGCAATGAAGAAAGAGTCTTTAGAACATATCTCATCTAAGCATCATATTTATGCCAAATTAAATAATAAAGTACAAGTGGATATGGAATACTATTTGTCAGAAATTAATCAAATTCCGGATATTATTATTAATAAGCGATTGATTGTTGAATTTCAATATTCACCGATTAGTTTTACTTTACTGCTAAATCGAACTGAAGGTTATCACGCACTAAATATGGATGTTAAATGGATTGGGAAGGACGTAACGTATAGTGACGGTATGCTCCATTTGAATTATTTTGAAGCAGCATTAATTAATTGTACTGAGCGAACATTATTAACATATAATCCAATTACACAAACGTTAATCAAGTATGAGAATATCCAATCAATAGATAAGCATCTATTTATAGCTAATAGAAAGGTTATTCAATGGATGGATTTAATACCGCACTGTGAAAGATGTGAGGTTCCAACATTTTATTTAACCAATCAAGCATATGATGAATATATTAGTAAATGTAAGAAACAGAGAAATGTATTAGAACCGACACTTTCGATGCTGTATCAAGCGAGACTACTAAATGAGAAACGACTGGATATTATAGGGATTATTGTACCGGAACAAATTTATTTCTTAACGCATTGTATTACTTGGCAAGCTTTTATCTATAAGGAAATTAAAGAAGGTACATTTTCATTCAAAAAATTGTATGGGTTTATAAAGTTCAGATCATTTCATTTTAATTATTCAAAGATGGACGTACTAAAAAGGGCAGTAAATACATACTTTACAATCATTCAGAAAAAGGCTATATCACGTGCAAAATCAAGCGTTTAA
- the mecA gene encoding adaptor protein MecA, with protein MRIERIDETTVKLFITYQDIEARGFKREDLWTNRKRGEEFFWSMMDEINDEEEFVVEGPLWIQVHAFEKGVEVTVSKSKGDELMNMTDEESNEQLEYQVNDFLSQALDSDQNIGELLNEDNDDKPFIPKDIGLLVRFEELEDIIEYAHYNEHKDIVFTDLLYMLDNKYYYYVQFDQIDSEEIINDFYGQLLEYANPTQISKLYLDDYAKVVMSYNVTGQITRYFEPKN; from the coding sequence ATGAGAATAGAACGAATTGATGAAACAACTGTAAAGTTATTTATCACATATCAGGATATCGAAGCACGTGGTTTTAAAAGGGAAGACTTATGGACAAACCGTAAACGTGGGGAAGAGTTTTTCTGGTCAATGATGGATGAAATTAATGACGAAGAAGAATTTGTAGTTGAAGGCCCATTATGGATTCAAGTACATGCATTTGAAAAGGGTGTTGAAGTAACAGTTTCAAAATCTAAAGGTGATGAACTGATGAACATGACTGATGAAGAATCTAATGAACAATTAGAATATCAAGTCAATGATTTCTTATCTCAAGCACTCGATTCAGATCAAAATATCGGAGAACTTTTAAATGAAGATAATGATGATAAACCATTCATCCCTAAAGATATTGGTTTGCTTGTTAGATTCGAAGAGTTAGAAGATATTATTGAATACGCACATTATAACGAACACAAAGACATTGTATTTACTGACTTACTATATATGTTAGATAATAAATATTATTACTATGTACAATTTGATCAAATTGATAGTGAAGAAATTATCAATGATTTCTATGGACAATTGCTTGAATATGCAAATCCAACACAAATATCTAAATTATACCTTGATGATTACGCTAAAGTTGTCATGAGTTATAATGTTACAGGACAAATTACAAGATATTTTGAACCAAAAAACTAA
- the spxA gene encoding transcriptional regulator SpxA, with the protein MVTLFTSPSCTSCRKAKAWLQEHDIPYTERNIFSEHLTLDEIKAILKMTEDGTDEIISTRSKTYQKLNVDIDALPLQELYTIIQDNPGLLRRPIILDDKRLQVGYNEDEIRRFLPRKVRTFQLMEAQRMVD; encoded by the coding sequence ATGGTAACATTATTTACTTCACCAAGTTGCACATCTTGCCGTAAAGCGAAAGCATGGTTACAAGAACATGACATTCCGTATACGGAGCGAAATATTTTTTCAGAACATTTAACATTAGATGAAATTAAAGCAATCTTAAAAATGACAGAAGATGGAACAGATGAAATCATTTCAACTCGTTCTAAAACATATCAAAAATTAAATGTAGATATCGATGCATTACCTCTACAAGAATTATATACAATTATACAAGATAATCCAGGTTTACTTCGTCGTCCAATTATTTTAGATGACAAACGTTTACAAGTTGGATATAACGAAGATGAGATTCGTCGTTTCTTACCAAGAAAAGTACGTACGTTCCAACTAATGGAAGCGCAACGTATGGTTGACTAA